The region CCGATGGGACATCTGGGATGGAATCTACATCCGGGCGAAGGATTTGAGGCAGAAGGAACATCTCCCTTTAAAATCGTTCTTTTATCCTTATTTTCACCTATTCGCGGAACATCTGATATAAGCGCTTGAGTATAAGGATGAAGCGGGTTGTTGATTATATCAGAGGTATCTGCACTTTCTACGATTTGTCCGAGGTACATAACAGCCGTTTTGTCAGCAATATAGCTTACGACGCTCAAGTCGTGTGAAATAAATA is a window of bacterium DNA encoding:
- a CDS encoding ABC transporter ATP-binding protein; translation: FSGGQRQRISIARAISMKPKLIICDEAVSALDVSIQAQVINLLIDLKNKHKLSYLFISHDLSVVSYIADKTAVMYLGQIVESADTSDIINNPLHPYTQALISDVPRIGENKDKRTILKGDVPSASNPSPGCRFHPRCPIGVQKCTTDVPRLENKGNNHFVSCHLV